Proteins from a genomic interval of Candidatus Poribacteria bacterium:
- the trxB gene encoding thioredoxin-disulfide reductase has protein sequence MDTHTNNIEDRNIVIIGGGTAGFSAGVYTSRAMLEPILITGEALGGQLSLTLDLENYPGFFGNEAGVFIQGMQEQAERFGTQVKFDTVTAVDFSQHPFAVTTYEKEYRAKSVIIATGASPRTLDIPGEEEYGGRGVSYCATCDGFFFQDQRLVVVGGGDAALEEGIFLTKYASEVYIVHRRDQLRASQIMQERAFKNDKIKFIWDTVVEEINGDGEKVTGATLKNVKTGETQPFPIDGVFIFIGHIPNTELFTDVINMDEQGYIIVDEMQRTNINGVYAAGDVHDHVFRQAITAAGAGAAAAIAAEKFIAELENRAYPGN, from the coding sequence ATGGATACTCATACAAACAACATAGAAGATCGAAATATCGTGATTATTGGCGGTGGCACCGCTGGGTTTTCCGCAGGTGTCTATACGTCACGTGCGATGCTTGAACCTATCCTGATTACAGGAGAGGCACTCGGCGGACAACTCTCTTTAACACTTGACTTGGAAAACTATCCCGGCTTCTTCGGTAACGAGGCGGGAGTTTTTATACAAGGTATGCAAGAGCAGGCGGAGCGGTTCGGCACCCAAGTCAAATTTGACACCGTAACAGCGGTTGATTTTTCGCAACACCCATTCGCCGTCACCACCTACGAGAAAGAATACCGTGCGAAATCCGTGATTATCGCGACAGGTGCTTCACCGCGCACGCTCGATATTCCGGGTGAAGAGGAATATGGCGGACGCGGTGTCTCCTACTGCGCGACGTGTGATGGGTTCTTCTTCCAAGATCAACGGCTCGTTGTCGTTGGTGGCGGGGACGCTGCGTTGGAGGAGGGCATTTTCCTAACCAAGTACGCCTCTGAGGTGTATATCGTCCACCGCCGCGATCAGCTCCGCGCGAGCCAAATTATGCAGGAACGTGCCTTCAAAAACGATAAAATTAAGTTTATCTGGGACACCGTCGTTGAGGAGATCAATGGCGATGGAGAAAAAGTTACTGGTGCCACCCTCAAAAACGTTAAAACCGGTGAAACGCAACCCTTCCCGATTGACGGTGTATTCATCTTTATTGGACATATTCCGAACACAGAGCTCTTTACAGATGTCATAAATATGGACGAGCAAGGGTATATCATTGTGGATGAAATGCAGCGCACGAACATAAACGGTGTTTATGCAGCCGGTGATGTGCATGACCATGTCTTCCGTCAAGCGATCACCGCTGCGGGTGCCGGTGCCGCAGCCGCTATCGCCGCTGAGAAATTCATCGCAGAATTAGAAAACCGCGCCTATCCGGGGAATTAA